One stretch of Bactrocera tryoni isolate S06 unplaced genomic scaffold, CSIRO_BtryS06_freeze2 scaffold_7, whole genome shotgun sequence DNA includes these proteins:
- the LOC120781772 gene encoding uncharacterized protein LOC120781772 produces MTGEVTDKELDDVASTFPMESQAIVAEVEDRLQSQDYAQTMTTFLHKLKGASDNVADVMPKVFSDELLEGYNWYGRWSKKSLCKLALMCFNNKGVGVSSKI; encoded by the exons ATGACCGGCGAAGTGACTGATAAAGAGCTGGACGACGTCGCTAGCACTTTTCCGATGGAGTCGCAAGCAATAGTTGCGGAAGTGGAGGATAGACTGCAAAGCCAGGACTATGCCCAAACAATG ACTACATTCCTTCACAAACTTAAAGGCGCCAGTGATAATGTGGCTGACGTAATGCCTAAGGTTTTCTCGGATGAGCTCTTGGAAGGTTACAATTGGTATGGCAGGTGGAGCAAGAAATCTCTATGCAAGTTGGCGCTG atGTGTTTCAACAACAAGGGTGTAGGAGTTTCGAGCAAAATATAA